One genomic region from Pyxicephalus adspersus chromosome 1, UCB_Pads_2.0, whole genome shotgun sequence encodes:
- the GK gene encoding glycerol kinase — MAASNRIALGPLVGAIDQGTGSTRFLVFNAKTAELLSHHQVEIKQKFPKEGWVEQDPREILQSVYECVEKTCEKLTQLNIEITNIKAIGVSNQRETTVVWDKTTGEPLYNAIVWLDLRTQSTVERLLKKIPGRNKNFFKNRTGLPLSTYFSAVKLRWLLDNVEEIRHAVEEGRAMFGTVDSWIIWSLTGGKNGGVHCTDVTNASRTMLFNINTLEWDVELCKFFDIPMSLLPKVRSSSEIYGLMKICSSLKSGALTGVPVSGCLGDQSAALVGQMCFQDGQAKNTYGTGCFLLCNTGPKPVLSDHGLLTTVAYQLGRDKPACYALEGSVAIAGAVVRWLRDNLGIVKTTEEVEKLAAEAGTSYGCYFVPAFSGLYAPYWEPSARGIICGLTQFTNKNHIAFAALEAVCFQTREILDAMNQDCGIPLSQLQVDGGMTNNKILMQLQADILCIPVVKPSMPETTALGAAMAAGAAEGVGVWSLNPGDLTAVTCERFEPQINPEESEFRYARWKKAVQKSMGWESSEPSTNGNGLDK; from the exons GTCTTCAATGCCAAAACAGCCGAGCTGCTTAGTCACCATCAAGTGGAAATTAAACAGAAGTTTCCAAAAGAAGG GTGGGTGGAGCAAGATCCACGGGAGATTTTACAGTCTGTGTATGAATGTGTAGAAAAGACTTGTGAGAAACTAACTCAACTGAATATAGAAATCACAAATATCAAAG CAATCGGTGTAAGTAACCAGAGGGAAACGACTGTTGTATGGGACAAAACAACCGGAGAACCTCTATATAACGCTATTG TTTGGCTTGACTTGAGGACACAGTCAACTGTTGAAAGGTTGTTGAAGAAAATTCCAGGAAGAAACAAGAATTTTTTCAAG AATCGAACTGGTCTACCTCTAAGTACCTATTTCAGTGCAGTGAAGCTGAGATGGCTATTGGACAATGTGGAAGAAATCAGGCATGCGGTGGAAGAAGGCCGAGCCATGTTTGGAACTGTGGACTCCTGGATTATATGG AGCCTAACTGGGGGGAAGAATGGTGGTGTGCATTGTACTGATGTGACCAATGCCAGCAGAACTATGCTCTTCAATATCAACACTCTGGAGTGGGATGTGGAACTCTGCAA GTTTTTCGATATCCCTATGAGTTTGCTGCCAAAAGTGAGGAGCAGTTCTGAGATCTATGGACTAATG AAAATCTGTTCTAGCCTG aaatCGGGAGCCTTGACTGGTGTTCCAGTATCTGGG TGCTTGGGTGACCAATCTGCTGCACTTGTTGGACAAATGTGTTTCCAAGATGGACAGGCAAAAAACAC gtATGGTACTGGCTGTTTCTTGCTGTGTAATACAGGACCCAAG ccTGTTCTGTCTGATCATGGTTTGTTGACCACTGTGGCTTATCAGCTTGGCAGAGACAAGCCTGCTTGTTATGCACTTGAA ggGTCGGTTGCCATAGCCGGAGCTGTGGTGCGGTGGCTCAGGGACAACCTTGGCATTGTTAAGACCACAGAGGAAGTAG agAAGCTTGCTGCTGAAGCTGGTACATCTTATGGCTGCTATTTTGTTCCAGCATTCTCAGGCCTGTATGCACCATACTGGGAGCCCAGTGCCAGAGG aATCATCTGTGGGCTCACTCAATTTACAAACAAGAACCACATAGCATTTGCTGCTCTTGAAGCTGTGTGTTTTCAGACCAGAGAG ATTCTCGATGCAATGAACCAAGACTGTGGGATTCCACTGAGCCAGCTACAAGTGGATGGTGGCATGACAAACAATAAGATCCTAATGCAGTTACAGGCTGATATTCTATGCATCCCCGTAG TAAAACCTTCCATGCCTGAAACTACCGCATTAGGAGCCGCTATGGCTGCTGGAGCCGCTGAAGGAGTGGGTGTCTGGAGTCTGAACCCTGGAGACTTGACTGCTGTGACTTGTGAACGCTTCGAGCCACAGATTAATCCAGAAG AAAGTGAATTCCGCTATGCTCGATGGAAAAAGGCAGTCCAAAAATCTATGGGTTGGGAAAGCTCTGAACCTTCAACCAATGGAAATG GGCTTGACAAGTGA